A region of the Stieleria neptunia genome:
ATTTGCTGATAGAAACGATCACGATAGGCGTCACGCAATTGGCCGCACAGGTTGGGCAAGGCATCCTGAAGACCGATCCGCGGCCGCGCGGCGACACCCGTTGCTTCGTTTGTCGTCGCGTCGACTGGCGACGCCCCACCCGAAATCAAGGTCGCCTCCAGATCGTTCAGGTAGACGTGCATTTGCCCGGTTAATTCCGTTTCAAACCGTTCGGTCATCCACCAGTCGATCACCAGACCGATCGCCAATCCCGCCCCGAAACCGACAACCGCACCGACCGGCCCCCCGACCGATCCGCCGCCGGCACCGGTCGCCGAAGCCCCCACCGTCGCGCTCGCACCGGCCGCCGAGCTGATCGCCACCGAGGGTGCAAAGCGGACCAGCAAGCCGGCAACCACCGATCGTGCGGCAAACGCGCCGACTTCGCCGAGCACCAACGCGCCGAGCATGTTTTCCACACTGGTCGTTCCCTGACCGGCCGCGTAACGGCCCAGGTCGGTCGATAATTCTCGAAAAAAGGCGTCGTGTTGTTCCAATTGCACGCCCGGCAAGTCGGACGTCGTCAGAGCGGCCTGGACGCGCGTCAGCATCAAGGTCTGATTCGCGTCGACGTCGCGACGAAATTGCAGCAGCGCGGTGGAGATGTCATCGAGCAGCGTTGCTTCGGAGAACAAATGCGATTCAAACTTCTCCTGCACGTACGCTTCGACGCGGCCATCGCTGGTCCACCAGCCGCCGGGCATGCGTTTCAGCACGCCCAATCGCGTGGACAGGCTGGTCATGTCTGCGACAAACGGTTCGACCCCCGCGTGGTAGCGCTGCAAGGTTCGATCGATTCGTTGCAGACATCGATCGGCGGCCGACCGGTTCAATGCATCGACTTCGGTGATCAACGGGATCACTTCGGCGTCATAAAACCGCGCCCGCGCGACACGCCGCTGCGTCTCGGAATCCTGAACCGAAGCCGACCGCTGCGGCATCGTTTGCGGCGCTGCCCGTGATGTCAGTGGCTCCGCCTGGGGCTGAAGCGTGACGCCCAGCGTGATCAACGCAACCGCGGTGGCGACCGTCAACGGCACCTTCAGGGGCGTGTGGCGGGGAAGCATCTGATCTGCCGTTTCTGATCGTGGCCGAACCAATGTTTCATCTCCCCCGTTTCGAAGCCGGCCCGCAGCGTCTCGGACGACGTGCTTACGATGCCCAGAATTTCCACTTGGACCGTTTGGGAGTCGGTCGCTTGGGTTGCACGCCTAACACGCCCCACTGTTGCGTCTCGCCAACCTTGATATCGGCCACTCTCAACAGCGATGCTTCCTTGAGTTTCCGAATCAATCGATCGTTTCTGTCGGTCTGGACCACTTGAACACGGTTTTTAAATTGAGCCATGGCAGACATGATCGCGGACAAAGCCTGACGGGCAGAGGTCGGTTCCCCGAAATCTTCGATCACGAACACCGACTCATTCTTGGGACGTCCCACGGTATCCGCGAAACGCCATCGGTCGCCCTCCTGGTCCCAGCCGTGGTAATCACCAGCCATTGCTATGCCTCAGTCCCAAACGACCCGAAACTCAATTGATTCAGTCAGTAGCTTACACGAAGAACGGCGGCACAATCAAAGTCGATTCAGCCAAGCGATCAAACAATCATCCATCCAATGCGATCGCCGCCGGCCGACAAAACCTGCGTGCCCCCCGGTTGCGGTCAACAGCACCCGGGTTTGCTCGGGCCAGTGCGCATTGGTGAAGCAGTCCGCCGGGACAATCGGATCGTCCTTTGCCGCCAGAACCAAGGTTTTGACGGGGTTGGACGCGGTGACGTGGGTCGCCCCACACTGTCGGTAATACGCCAAAGCCCCCTCGAAACCGCTCAACGGGGCGGTCAGCCGATCGTCCAGCTCGAGCAGCGTTTTGGGGCGACCGAGCGACGCGATTTTTTGAAATGGCTCACGCTCGCGGACCGCCGGCGCGATGCGTTCAAACAGGGTGCGGATGAAGTAGTAGTTGTACAACCTTCTCGAGAGCCGCTCCATGTTTTCGCTGCAGCGGACCAGATCGATGGGCGGGGCGACCACCGCAATTCGCTCCAGCCGATCAAACCACTCCGGTCTGGCATCCAACCCCGCACCGATCCGACCGGCCAGACGCAGCAACTGGTTGCCCCCCAAGGACACGCCCGCCGCGGCCAACTGCGCACTCGGATCCCGCCGCGCGACAAAATCCAACGCCGCCAACACGTCTTCGCTGCGGCCGGCGTGACTCAAACCCCGCGACAAATCCCGGGCCGCACCGCAACCTCGCATGTCCACGCGGTAAACCGTCCAGCCCAACTGCACGAACCGGCCGGCCAGACGAATCATGTACGGCGAACCGTGACAACCGCTGAGCCCGTGGAACAGCACCACCGAGCGTCTCGCCCCAGCATCGACCGCCCCACCATCGACCGCAGCGTTCTCATGCAGCACAATGGCATCCCCGTCGGGCAACTCCACCACGTGGTTTGCGTCAGGGGCGATCTGTTGCCCGGGTGCCCGAAGCGATGCGAGCGTTTGCAAATGCCCGCCGCGGATCAACAGGTCGGGCTTAAACGGCGGGGGCACAAAGTTTTTCATTTCCCGGTCAGTGTAAAGAAACGCGTTGGATTCATGCAAACGATCCGATCCTTCATCTCCATTCCGGTCCCCCCCGCCGTCACCTCGGCCGCCGGAAAGATCATGAAACGACTCAAACCGCTCGACGACAGCTTCAAATGGGTGCCGATCGACAACTTTCATTTAACGTTGAAGTTTCTCGGCGAAGTCGACAACGTCGAGGTCCCCGCGGTTTGCAAAGCGATTCGCCGCGTGACCGACGACATCGAACCCTTCGAATTAGGGTTTGCCGGGATCGGCGGTTTTCCCAACGCCGAGAAACCGCGTGTCGTCTTTATCGGGGTCGACGACCCCACCGGAAACCTGGTCCAACTGGTCGCCGGCCTGGAAAAGCAACTCGCCGATCTGGGTTTCAAACCCGAACCACGCGACTACACCCCGCACCTGACCCTCGGACGCACCCGCAGCAATTCCCGGCGGGGCGGCGATGCGCTGGTCGACGCGATGCAGGATCTGGCCGACATCGGACTGGGCGAAATGGTGGTCGACGAAGTCCACCTGATGGCCAGTTTTCTTGACAAGACCGGACCGACCTATCAAGTCATGGACACGATCGAATTGGAATAGTGGTGCGTCAAATGTTCAACCGAGGGTGCCGCGGAAAAGGGGTCAGGTACCAAAAATGCGAAGCACCCTGCGGGCCATTTGGTTTTTGGTACCTGACCCCTTTTCCGCTCGACAGCAATAGCCGTCGTTTGCCGCGCGGCGGCCGGCCGGATTAAACTGGTGGGATGAGCACCGTCCCCAACCCCGATGCCTCGCCGCCGATCACCCCGGCGGTCACCGATCCGCTGGCGGGGAAATCGCCGCCGGCCGATTCGCCCCCTGCCCACCCGCCGCGGAACCTTTCCGTCTCCGATCGCGTGGCGGACGTGCTGACGGATTTGGGCGGCATTGCCGCCGATCGCCTGCACTCGCGACTCGCCGAACCCGCCGGCCCCGACGAACTACTCGCGGCGCACCGGCAAGGCAACTTGTGTGAATTGATTGATGGCTACTTGGTGGAGCGTGCGATGGGGTATCGCGAGTCATTGATTGCGGCCGTTTTCATCGAACTGCTCAACCAGATCGTACGGACAAACAAGCTCGGTGTCGTCTCGGGCGCCGACGGATTCTTCCGCTTGTCCCCCTCGCTGATCCGCGGCCCCGACGTCGCGTTCACCTCCTGGGATCGTCTTCCCGACCGCAAGGTTCCCGCCGAAGCCTATCCCGCCGTGATCCCCGACCTGGTCGTTGAAGTGGTCAGCGCGGGCAACACGCGAACCGAAATGACCAACAAGCGACGAGACTATTTCGCGCGTGGCGTGAAGTTGATCTGGATGGTCGATCCGGATCAACGCAGCGTCGCGGTGTGGCGATCGATGACCGACTACCGCGTGCTCGATGAAACGCAATCGCTCGACGGCGAAGACGTGATCCCGGGTCTTTCCATTCCCTTGGGCGACGTCTTTCAAGTGCTCAACGGACCCGATGAAGCACCCCCGGACGGGAATGAAGGTTCCGTTTAGTTTTCCCAACAGACGTTTCCCGGTTTCATCGCGGCGTTCTAATGACCGTGTCGATTGAAACATCGATCGGAATCGGTTTCACTCCCATTTCTCTCCCACCCTCTCTCCCATCGCTTCCATGAATCTTGCTATGCGTGTCTCACTGTTCGTTGCCACCGCGCTGTTCACATCCGTGATCGCATCGGCGCATGAAACCGGCGGCGATCACCCGCACGACCACGACACCCCGCCAAGCGTCTTGACGACGCGGTCGGCGGCAAAAGTCATCGCGCCGACGGTCGCCGAAGACGGATTTCAGTTCATCGTCTACGGCGATCGAACCGGGGGCGTTCCCGCCGGTTTAAAGGTGCTCGAACAGGCCGTCGCCGATACCAATTTGCTAGACCCCGATCTGGTCATGACCGTCGGCGATCTGATTCAAGGCTACAACGAAAGCCCCGAATGGCTGGAGCAAGCCGACGAGTACAAACAGATCATGAATCGTCTGAAGATGCGGTGGTTCCCGGTGGCGGGAAACCACGACATCTACTGGCGCGGCAAAACCCCCGCGCCGCCGGGACACCACGAATCCAACTACGAAAACCATTTCGGTCCGCTCTGGTATTCCTTCCGCCACAAGAACGCCGGGTTCATCGTCCTGTACAGCGACGAAGGCGACCCGACGACCAACCTGAAAGCCTTCAACGCCGGCGCATTGCAACAGATGAGCCAGCGACAACTCGACTTCCTCGACCAAGCGTTGAAGGATCTGTCCGGGCAAGATCATGTGTTCGTGTTCTTGCACCATCCCCGCTGGATCGGCGGCGGCTACACCGGATCCAACTGGAACACCGTCCACCAACGCTTGGCCGACGCGGGCAATGTTTCCGCAGTCTTCGCCGGGCACATTCACAAAATGCGTTACGACGGCGTCAAGGACGGCATCGAATATTACGCCTTGGCGACCACCGGCGGACACATCCCCGGCGATACGCCGATCCCCGGTGCCGGCCATCTGCATCACTTCAACGTGGTCACCGTGCGTCCCAAACGCATCACCGTCTCGTCCCTGCCGGTCGGCGCGGTGTTTGACCCCAAACAATTCACGCCCGAGTTTTTGAAAGAGATTGAATTGACCCAATCGATTCGACCGAAACAACGTTCCGAAGATGTGATGCTCTCCTTCGACGGTTCGGCGACGGGTGAAGTCAAACTGGAATTAAAAAATTCCGCCGGGCACCCCGTCGAGTTGACCATGCTGCTGTCCCGCGAATCGTTGGAGAGCCAGTGGTCATCGACGCTCGATCACCAACACGTGACGCTGCAGTCGGGTGAAACGAAAACCGTGGAATTCCTGCTCCGCCGT
Encoded here:
- a CDS encoding Uma2 family endonuclease, whose product is MSTVPNPDASPPITPAVTDPLAGKSPPADSPPAHPPRNLSVSDRVADVLTDLGGIAADRLHSRLAEPAGPDELLAAHRQGNLCELIDGYLVERAMGYRESLIAAVFIELLNQIVRTNKLGVVSGADGFFRLSPSLIRGPDVAFTSWDRLPDRKVPAEAYPAVIPDLVVEVVSAGNTRTEMTNKRRDYFARGVKLIWMVDPDQRSVAVWRSMTDYRVLDETQSLDGEDVIPGLSIPLGDVFQVLNGPDEAPPDGNEGSV
- a CDS encoding LamG-like jellyroll fold domain-containing protein, whose translation is MNLAMRVSLFVATALFTSVIASAHETGGDHPHDHDTPPSVLTTRSAAKVIAPTVAEDGFQFIVYGDRTGGVPAGLKVLEQAVADTNLLDPDLVMTVGDLIQGYNESPEWLEQADEYKQIMNRLKMRWFPVAGNHDIYWRGKTPAPPGHHESNYENHFGPLWYSFRHKNAGFIVLYSDEGDPTTNLKAFNAGALQQMSQRQLDFLDQALKDLSGQDHVFVFLHHPRWIGGGYTGSNWNTVHQRLADAGNVSAVFAGHIHKMRYDGVKDGIEYYALATTGGHIPGDTPIPGAGHLHHFNVVTVRPKRITVSSLPVGAVFDPKQFTPEFLKEIELTQSIRPKQRSEDVMLSFDGSATGEVKLELKNSAGHPVELTMLLSRESLESQWSSTLDHQHVTLQSGETKTVEFLLRRGSNTDVGNSTPAVTLAKRYLGENVAVDLPETEYPIGLQLSEVPADFFDPSTNRSLVVSDESSAIAIRDDAFELPAGPFTIETWIKPTRQDGFDAIIAKTQSSDYAFFSDHGIVQFDVHLGGRYVSAISPDALPLNQWSHLAGVYDGNNVVLYINGKRVASKPAKGKRKPNRLPLFLGADPDQGGNPTRSFVGQLDEFRLSTGVRYGDDFTPVKRHEPDASTVLLHHFDRTVGPFLLDHSASAANGLLGKTSRLVPVQ
- the thpR gene encoding RNA 2',3'-cyclic phosphodiesterase is translated as MQTIRSFISIPVPPAVTSAAGKIMKRLKPLDDSFKWVPIDNFHLTLKFLGEVDNVEVPAVCKAIRRVTDDIEPFELGFAGIGGFPNAEKPRVVFIGVDDPTGNLVQLVAGLEKQLADLGFKPEPRDYTPHLTLGRTRSNSRRGGDALVDAMQDLADIGLGEMVVDEVHLMASFLDKTGPTYQVMDTIELE
- a CDS encoding YheT family hydrolase codes for the protein MKNFVPPPFKPDLLIRGGHLQTLASLRAPGQQIAPDANHVVELPDGDAIVLHENAAVDGGAVDAGARRSVVLFHGLSGCHGSPYMIRLAGRFVQLGWTVYRVDMRGCGAARDLSRGLSHAGRSEDVLAALDFVARRDPSAQLAAAGVSLGGNQLLRLAGRIGAGLDARPEWFDRLERIAVVAPPIDLVRCSENMERLSRRLYNYYFIRTLFERIAPAVREREPFQKIASLGRPKTLLELDDRLTAPLSGFEGALAYYRQCGATHVTASNPVKTLVLAAKDDPIVPADCFTNAHWPEQTRVLLTATGGHAGFVGRRRSHWMDDCLIAWLNRL